Genomic DNA from Gemmatimonadales bacterium:
CCAGGCCCCTGGTCTCGATCAGGCCGAGGGCCTGCTCGGTCCAGGACACGGGGCTACTCCGCGGCGCCCTTCGGGAGGATCAGCTCGAGTTCCGCGTGCGGCCGCGGGATGACGTGGACCGACACCAGCTCGCCGACCCGCTCGGCAGCCGCGGCACCGGCGTCCGTGGCGGCCTTCACCGCCCCGACGTCGCCCCGCACCATCACGGTCACGTACCCGCCGCCCACTTTCTCCTTGCCGATCAGCTTCACGTTGGCGGCCTTGACCATCGCGTCGGCCGCCTCGATCGAGCCGACGAGGCCCTTGGTCTCTATGAGCCCAAGTGCTTCAAGTGGCATGGCTCCTCCAGATGTAGCACGGATTGGGAACGTCCGGTGCTACGATAGGTGCTCCCGCAGCAAAAGTCAAATGCCGCAAACGCTTGCGCCCTCTCGGAGGCGCGGGCATCTTGTCCCCGCGTGAGCGCGCCGGACGGAGGCAGACCAGTGAGCGAACCGCTCTTCGCGCCGCCCGCTGGATCCCACCCCGGCACGGGCGCCACCGCCGAACGCGTCGTGGTGGTCGGGGATTCGCACCTCGGGGCGGCCGACCCGGGCGACCAGTCGGCGTTCCACGACTTCCTCGCCGCGCTCCCCGGTTTCACCCGACGCCTGGTCATCACCGGCGACCTGTTCGACTTCTGGTTCGAGTACAAGTTCGTCATTCCGCGCCGGCCGTTCGGGACCCTG
This window encodes:
- the eutM gene encoding ethanolamine utilization microcompartment protein EutM yields the protein MPLEALGLIETKGLVGSIEAADAMVKAANVKLIGKEKVGGGYVTVMVRGDVGAVKAATDAGAAAAERVGELVSVHVIPRPHAELELILPKGAAE